The proteins below come from a single Solea solea chromosome 6, fSolSol10.1, whole genome shotgun sequence genomic window:
- the LOC131460253 gene encoding dual specificity calcium/calmodulin-dependent 3',5'-cyclic nucleotide phosphodiesterase 1B-like isoform X2 encodes MTPTRELHKAADRHLCLATWTTTLERLRGILKQLEEKDVDFEDIKKNLDFTASLLEAVYLDGTRQCLESEDDLQQLQSDGVPSEVTDWLASTFTQRVRRPARRTDEKPKFRSIVHAVQAGIFVERMFKRAYTAAMPDQPVAVVNCLRDVDRWNFDVFALNVTSSDHALQTIFFELVTRYELNSRFKIPIGCLTEFLSALERGYCRHNNPYHSHVHAADVTQTMHCLLLRTGLVHWLTELEVMASLFAAAIHDYEHTGTTNNFHIHTKSEFALTYNDRSVQESHHLSAAFRLLQNEQMNIFMNLSREEWMELRSLVIEMVLSTDMSSHLLQVKAMKSCLQQQERIDKPKALSLLLHTADISHPSKPWALHSRWTKSLMEEFFRQGDREAELNLPFSPLCDRKSTLVAESQIGFIDFIVYPTFSLLTDMAEKIVIPLVEENPGPPDPCNRHSNLWKESSRGLQWSLAHITAELVSFRSTWTRHTEDNKLQWKESGSNGFSDPSLTRERRTSQEEQSENSPTTVSNQ; translated from the exons ATGACACCGACACGTGAGCTACACAAAGCAGCTGATAGACATCTCTGTCTTGCGACATGGACAACCACACTGGAAAG GTTGAGGGGCATTCTGaagcagctggaggagaaagATGTCGACTTTGAAGACATCAAAAAGAATCTGGATTTCACAGCATCATTACTGGAGGCAGTTTACCTTGACGGAAcaag GCAGTGCCTGGAATCTGAAGACGATCTTCAGCAGCTGCAGTCCGACGGCGTGCCCTCAGAGGTCACCGACTGGCTGGCGTCCACCTTCACCCAGAGGGTGCGGCGGCCTGCGCGACGCACAGATGAAAAGCCCAAATTCCGCAGCATCGTCCATGCAGTGCAGGCGGGGATATTTGTGGAGAG GATGTTCAAGAGGGCCTACACTGCAGCCATGCCCGACCAACCTGTGGCGGTCGTAAACTGCCTCAGG gatGTTGACCGCTGGAACTTTGATGTGTTTGCTCTGAACGTGACCAGCTCTGATCATGCACTACAGACTATTTTCTTTGAGCTAGTCACCAGATATGAGCTCAACAGCCGTTTTAAG ATACCCATCGGTTGCCTGACAGAGTTCTTGTCTGCACTTGAGAGAGGATATTGCAGACACAACAACCCTTACCACAGTCACGTCCATGCTGCTGATGTGACGCAAACAATGCACTGCCTGCTGCTGCGCACTGGACTTGTG CACTGGCTGACAGAGCTCGAGGTGATGGCTTCACTATTTGCCGCAGCCATCCATGACTACGAACACACAGGAACCACAAACAACTTCCACATCCACACAAA GTCAGAGTTTGCCTTGACATACAACGACCGATCGGTACAGGAAAGCCATCACCTAAGTGCTGCATTTCGGCTTCTGCAGAATGAGCAAATGAACATCTTCATGAATTTGTCACGAGAAGAATGGAT ggagcTACGATCACTGGTTATAGAGatggttttgtccacagacaTGTCCTCCCACTTACTCCAAGTCAAAGCCATGAAATCCTGCCTACAACAACAAGAGCG GATTGATAAGCCTAAAGCGCTTTCTCTGTTACTCCACACGGCTGACATAAGCCACCCATCCAAGCCCTGGGCACTGCATTCACGCTGGACCAAATCCCTGATGGAGGAGTTTTTCAGGCAG ggTGATAGAGAGGCGGAGCTCAACCTAcccttctctcctctgtgtgatCGTAAAAGCACCCTGGTAGCTGAGTCCCAGATTG GTTTTATAGATTTCATTGTATATCCTACATTTTCTCTGCTGACGGACATGGCTGAAAAGATTGTTATTCCTTTGGTGGAGGAGAATCCTGGTCCACCAGACCCCTGTAACAGACACAG TAATCTTTGGAAGGAAAGTTCCAGAGGTCTGCAGTGGAGTCTCGCCCACATCACAGCAGAGCTGGTGAGCTTCCGTTCCACGTGGACACGACACACCGAAGACAACAAGCTCCAATGGAAGGAAAGTGGCTCCAATG GATTTTCAGACCCAAGCCTGACGAGAGAACGAAGGACCAGTCAAGAAGAGCAGTCAGAAAATTCCCCCACCACAGTTTCGAACCAGTAG
- the LOC131460253 gene encoding dual specificity calcium/calmodulin-dependent 3',5'-cyclic nucleotide phosphodiesterase 1B-like isoform X1, with product MTPTRELHKAADRHLCLATWTTTLERLRGILKQLEEKDVDFEDIKKNLDFTASLLEAVYLDGTRQCLESEDDLQQLQSDGVPSEVTDWLASTFTQRVRRPARRTDEKPKFRSIVHAVQAGIFVERMFKRAYTAAMPDQPVAVVNCLRDVDRWNFDVFALNVTSSDHALQTIFFELVTRYELNSRFKIPIGCLTEFLSALERGYCRHNNPYHSHVHAADVTQTMHCLLLRTGLVHWLTELEVMASLFAAAIHDYEHTGTTNNFHIHTKSEFALTYNDRSVQESHHLSAAFRLLQNEQMNIFMNLSREEWMELRSLVIEMVLSTDMSSHLLQVKAMKSCLQQQERRIDKPKALSLLLHTADISHPSKPWALHSRWTKSLMEEFFRQGDREAELNLPFSPLCDRKSTLVAESQIGFIDFIVYPTFSLLTDMAEKIVIPLVEENPGPPDPCNRHSNLWKESSRGLQWSLAHITAELVSFRSTWTRHTEDNKLQWKESGSNGFSDPSLTRERRTSQEEQSENSPTTVSNQ from the exons ATGACACCGACACGTGAGCTACACAAAGCAGCTGATAGACATCTCTGTCTTGCGACATGGACAACCACACTGGAAAG GTTGAGGGGCATTCTGaagcagctggaggagaaagATGTCGACTTTGAAGACATCAAAAAGAATCTGGATTTCACAGCATCATTACTGGAGGCAGTTTACCTTGACGGAAcaag GCAGTGCCTGGAATCTGAAGACGATCTTCAGCAGCTGCAGTCCGACGGCGTGCCCTCAGAGGTCACCGACTGGCTGGCGTCCACCTTCACCCAGAGGGTGCGGCGGCCTGCGCGACGCACAGATGAAAAGCCCAAATTCCGCAGCATCGTCCATGCAGTGCAGGCGGGGATATTTGTGGAGAG GATGTTCAAGAGGGCCTACACTGCAGCCATGCCCGACCAACCTGTGGCGGTCGTAAACTGCCTCAGG gatGTTGACCGCTGGAACTTTGATGTGTTTGCTCTGAACGTGACCAGCTCTGATCATGCACTACAGACTATTTTCTTTGAGCTAGTCACCAGATATGAGCTCAACAGCCGTTTTAAG ATACCCATCGGTTGCCTGACAGAGTTCTTGTCTGCACTTGAGAGAGGATATTGCAGACACAACAACCCTTACCACAGTCACGTCCATGCTGCTGATGTGACGCAAACAATGCACTGCCTGCTGCTGCGCACTGGACTTGTG CACTGGCTGACAGAGCTCGAGGTGATGGCTTCACTATTTGCCGCAGCCATCCATGACTACGAACACACAGGAACCACAAACAACTTCCACATCCACACAAA GTCAGAGTTTGCCTTGACATACAACGACCGATCGGTACAGGAAAGCCATCACCTAAGTGCTGCATTTCGGCTTCTGCAGAATGAGCAAATGAACATCTTCATGAATTTGTCACGAGAAGAATGGAT ggagcTACGATCACTGGTTATAGAGatggttttgtccacagacaTGTCCTCCCACTTACTCCAAGTCAAAGCCATGAAATCCTGCCTACAACAACAAGAGCG CAGGATTGATAAGCCTAAAGCGCTTTCTCTGTTACTCCACACGGCTGACATAAGCCACCCATCCAAGCCCTGGGCACTGCATTCACGCTGGACCAAATCCCTGATGGAGGAGTTTTTCAGGCAG ggTGATAGAGAGGCGGAGCTCAACCTAcccttctctcctctgtgtgatCGTAAAAGCACCCTGGTAGCTGAGTCCCAGATTG GTTTTATAGATTTCATTGTATATCCTACATTTTCTCTGCTGACGGACATGGCTGAAAAGATTGTTATTCCTTTGGTGGAGGAGAATCCTGGTCCACCAGACCCCTGTAACAGACACAG TAATCTTTGGAAGGAAAGTTCCAGAGGTCTGCAGTGGAGTCTCGCCCACATCACAGCAGAGCTGGTGAGCTTCCGTTCCACGTGGACACGACACACCGAAGACAACAAGCTCCAATGGAAGGAAAGTGGCTCCAATG GATTTTCAGACCCAAGCCTGACGAGAGAACGAAGGACCAGTCAAGAAGAGCAGTCAGAAAATTCCCCCACCACAGTTTCGAACCAGTAG
- the LOC131460253 gene encoding dual specificity calcium/calmodulin-dependent 3',5'-cyclic nucleotide phosphodiesterase 1B-like isoform X4 — translation MAELVRIRKKRLQIPISRLRGILKQLEEKDVDFEDIKKNLDFTASLLEAVYLDGTRQCLESEDDLQQLQSDGVPSEVTDWLASTFTQRVRRPARRTDEKPKFRSIVHAVQAGIFVERMFKRAYTAAMPDQPVAVVNCLRDVDRWNFDVFALNVTSSDHALQTIFFELVTRYELNSRFKIPIGCLTEFLSALERGYCRHNNPYHSHVHAADVTQTMHCLLLRTGLVHWLTELEVMASLFAAAIHDYEHTGTTNNFHIHTKSEFALTYNDRSVQESHHLSAAFRLLQNEQMNIFMNLSREEWMELRSLVIEMVLSTDMSSHLLQVKAMKSCLQQQERIDKPKALSLLLHTADISHPSKPWALHSRWTKSLMEEFFRQGDREAELNLPFSPLCDRKSTLVAESQIGFIDFIVYPTFSLLTDMAEKIVIPLVEENPGPPDPCNRHSNLWKESSRGLQWSLAHITAELVSFRSTWTRHTEDNKLQWKESGSNGFSDPSLTRERRTSQEEQSENSPTTVSNQ, via the exons ATGGCTGAACTTGTGCGAATCCGTAAGAAACGACTGCAGATCCCCATCTCTAG GTTGAGGGGCATTCTGaagcagctggaggagaaagATGTCGACTTTGAAGACATCAAAAAGAATCTGGATTTCACAGCATCATTACTGGAGGCAGTTTACCTTGACGGAAcaag GCAGTGCCTGGAATCTGAAGACGATCTTCAGCAGCTGCAGTCCGACGGCGTGCCCTCAGAGGTCACCGACTGGCTGGCGTCCACCTTCACCCAGAGGGTGCGGCGGCCTGCGCGACGCACAGATGAAAAGCCCAAATTCCGCAGCATCGTCCATGCAGTGCAGGCGGGGATATTTGTGGAGAG GATGTTCAAGAGGGCCTACACTGCAGCCATGCCCGACCAACCTGTGGCGGTCGTAAACTGCCTCAGG gatGTTGACCGCTGGAACTTTGATGTGTTTGCTCTGAACGTGACCAGCTCTGATCATGCACTACAGACTATTTTCTTTGAGCTAGTCACCAGATATGAGCTCAACAGCCGTTTTAAG ATACCCATCGGTTGCCTGACAGAGTTCTTGTCTGCACTTGAGAGAGGATATTGCAGACACAACAACCCTTACCACAGTCACGTCCATGCTGCTGATGTGACGCAAACAATGCACTGCCTGCTGCTGCGCACTGGACTTGTG CACTGGCTGACAGAGCTCGAGGTGATGGCTTCACTATTTGCCGCAGCCATCCATGACTACGAACACACAGGAACCACAAACAACTTCCACATCCACACAAA GTCAGAGTTTGCCTTGACATACAACGACCGATCGGTACAGGAAAGCCATCACCTAAGTGCTGCATTTCGGCTTCTGCAGAATGAGCAAATGAACATCTTCATGAATTTGTCACGAGAAGAATGGAT ggagcTACGATCACTGGTTATAGAGatggttttgtccacagacaTGTCCTCCCACTTACTCCAAGTCAAAGCCATGAAATCCTGCCTACAACAACAAGAGCG GATTGATAAGCCTAAAGCGCTTTCTCTGTTACTCCACACGGCTGACATAAGCCACCCATCCAAGCCCTGGGCACTGCATTCACGCTGGACCAAATCCCTGATGGAGGAGTTTTTCAGGCAG ggTGATAGAGAGGCGGAGCTCAACCTAcccttctctcctctgtgtgatCGTAAAAGCACCCTGGTAGCTGAGTCCCAGATTG GTTTTATAGATTTCATTGTATATCCTACATTTTCTCTGCTGACGGACATGGCTGAAAAGATTGTTATTCCTTTGGTGGAGGAGAATCCTGGTCCACCAGACCCCTGTAACAGACACAG TAATCTTTGGAAGGAAAGTTCCAGAGGTCTGCAGTGGAGTCTCGCCCACATCACAGCAGAGCTGGTGAGCTTCCGTTCCACGTGGACACGACACACCGAAGACAACAAGCTCCAATGGAAGGAAAGTGGCTCCAATG GATTTTCAGACCCAAGCCTGACGAGAGAACGAAGGACCAGTCAAGAAGAGCAGTCAGAAAATTCCCCCACCACAGTTTCGAACCAGTAG
- the LOC131460253 gene encoding dual specificity calcium/calmodulin-dependent 3',5'-cyclic nucleotide phosphodiesterase 1B-like isoform X3: MAELVRIRKKRLQIPISRLRGILKQLEEKDVDFEDIKKNLDFTASLLEAVYLDGTRQCLESEDDLQQLQSDGVPSEVTDWLASTFTQRVRRPARRTDEKPKFRSIVHAVQAGIFVERMFKRAYTAAMPDQPVAVVNCLRDVDRWNFDVFALNVTSSDHALQTIFFELVTRYELNSRFKIPIGCLTEFLSALERGYCRHNNPYHSHVHAADVTQTMHCLLLRTGLVHWLTELEVMASLFAAAIHDYEHTGTTNNFHIHTKSEFALTYNDRSVQESHHLSAAFRLLQNEQMNIFMNLSREEWMELRSLVIEMVLSTDMSSHLLQVKAMKSCLQQQERRIDKPKALSLLLHTADISHPSKPWALHSRWTKSLMEEFFRQGDREAELNLPFSPLCDRKSTLVAESQIGFIDFIVYPTFSLLTDMAEKIVIPLVEENPGPPDPCNRHSNLWKESSRGLQWSLAHITAELVSFRSTWTRHTEDNKLQWKESGSNGFSDPSLTRERRTSQEEQSENSPTTVSNQ, from the exons ATGGCTGAACTTGTGCGAATCCGTAAGAAACGACTGCAGATCCCCATCTCTAG GTTGAGGGGCATTCTGaagcagctggaggagaaagATGTCGACTTTGAAGACATCAAAAAGAATCTGGATTTCACAGCATCATTACTGGAGGCAGTTTACCTTGACGGAAcaag GCAGTGCCTGGAATCTGAAGACGATCTTCAGCAGCTGCAGTCCGACGGCGTGCCCTCAGAGGTCACCGACTGGCTGGCGTCCACCTTCACCCAGAGGGTGCGGCGGCCTGCGCGACGCACAGATGAAAAGCCCAAATTCCGCAGCATCGTCCATGCAGTGCAGGCGGGGATATTTGTGGAGAG GATGTTCAAGAGGGCCTACACTGCAGCCATGCCCGACCAACCTGTGGCGGTCGTAAACTGCCTCAGG gatGTTGACCGCTGGAACTTTGATGTGTTTGCTCTGAACGTGACCAGCTCTGATCATGCACTACAGACTATTTTCTTTGAGCTAGTCACCAGATATGAGCTCAACAGCCGTTTTAAG ATACCCATCGGTTGCCTGACAGAGTTCTTGTCTGCACTTGAGAGAGGATATTGCAGACACAACAACCCTTACCACAGTCACGTCCATGCTGCTGATGTGACGCAAACAATGCACTGCCTGCTGCTGCGCACTGGACTTGTG CACTGGCTGACAGAGCTCGAGGTGATGGCTTCACTATTTGCCGCAGCCATCCATGACTACGAACACACAGGAACCACAAACAACTTCCACATCCACACAAA GTCAGAGTTTGCCTTGACATACAACGACCGATCGGTACAGGAAAGCCATCACCTAAGTGCTGCATTTCGGCTTCTGCAGAATGAGCAAATGAACATCTTCATGAATTTGTCACGAGAAGAATGGAT ggagcTACGATCACTGGTTATAGAGatggttttgtccacagacaTGTCCTCCCACTTACTCCAAGTCAAAGCCATGAAATCCTGCCTACAACAACAAGAGCG CAGGATTGATAAGCCTAAAGCGCTTTCTCTGTTACTCCACACGGCTGACATAAGCCACCCATCCAAGCCCTGGGCACTGCATTCACGCTGGACCAAATCCCTGATGGAGGAGTTTTTCAGGCAG ggTGATAGAGAGGCGGAGCTCAACCTAcccttctctcctctgtgtgatCGTAAAAGCACCCTGGTAGCTGAGTCCCAGATTG GTTTTATAGATTTCATTGTATATCCTACATTTTCTCTGCTGACGGACATGGCTGAAAAGATTGTTATTCCTTTGGTGGAGGAGAATCCTGGTCCACCAGACCCCTGTAACAGACACAG TAATCTTTGGAAGGAAAGTTCCAGAGGTCTGCAGTGGAGTCTCGCCCACATCACAGCAGAGCTGGTGAGCTTCCGTTCCACGTGGACACGACACACCGAAGACAACAAGCTCCAATGGAAGGAAAGTGGCTCCAATG GATTTTCAGACCCAAGCCTGACGAGAGAACGAAGGACCAGTCAAGAAGAGCAGTCAGAAAATTCCCCCACCACAGTTTCGAACCAGTAG